The following coding sequences lie in one Arabidopsis thaliana chromosome 3, partial sequence genomic window:
- the PP2-A15 gene encoding phloem protein 2-A15 (phloem protein 2-A15 (PP2-A15); FUNCTIONS IN: carbohydrate binding; INVOLVED IN: N-terminal protein myristoylation; LOCATED IN: cellular_component unknown; EXPRESSED IN: 24 plant structures; EXPRESSED DURING: 14 growth stages; CONTAINS InterPro DOMAIN/s: F-box domain, cyclin-like (InterPro:IPR001810), F-box domain, Skp2-like (InterPro:IPR022364); BEST Arabidopsis thaliana protein match is: phloem protein 2-A12 (TAIR:AT1G12710.1); Has 510 Blast hits to 504 proteins in 28 species: Archae - 0; Bacteria - 0; Metazoa - 0; Fungi - 0; Plants - 510; Viruses - 0; Other Eukaryotes - 0 (source: NCBI BLink).): MGSSLSNLNDGTNGLAMGPGLGDIPESCVACVFMYLTPPEICNLAGLNRSFRGAASSDSVWEKKLPENYQDLLDLLPPERYHSLSKKDIFAVLSRPIPFDDDNKEVWIDRVTGRVCMAISARGMSITGIEDRRYWNWIPTEESRFHVVAYLQQIWWFEVDGTVRFHLPPGVYSLSFRIHLGRFTKRLGRRVCHFELTHGWDLKPVRFSLSTSDGQEASCEYYLDDVERNEALGKHKRGYWIEYRVGEFIVNGSEPSTEIQWSMKQIDCTHSKGGLCVDSVFINPIGDVKEHKRKAVLKEA; this comes from the exons ATGGGTTCGTCCTTGTCGAATCTAAACGACGGGACGAATGGTTTGGCTATGGGACCTGGTCTCGGCGATATACCGGAAAGTTGTGTCGCTTGTGTGTTTATGTATCTGACTCCACCGGAGATTTGCAATCTGGCTGGATTGAATCGTTCTTTTCGTGGTGCGGCTTCTTCGGATTCTGTTTGGGAAAAGAAGCTTCCGGAGAATTATCAGGATCTGCTTGATTTATTGCCGCCGGAGAGGTATCATAGTCTCTCGAAGAAAGATATCTTCGCTGTGCTTTCTCGTCCAATTCcttttgatgatgataataag GAAGTATGGATTGATAGAGTTACAGGACGAGTTTGTATGGCGATTTCTGCTAGAGGAATGTCTATTACTGGAATTGAAGACCGGAGATATTGGAACTGGATTCCAACGGAAGAATCTAG GTTCCATGTTGTAGCCTACTTACAGCAGATTTGGTGGTTTGAAGTTGATGGAACAGTGAGATTCCATCTCCCACCTGGTGTATACTCTCTATCATTCAGAATCCATCTAGGGAGATTCACAAAAAGGCTAGGGAGACGTGTGTGCCACTTTGAACTCACTCATGGTTGGGATCTAAAGCCGGTAAGGTTTTCGCTTTCGACTTCTGATGGTCAAGAAGCATCATGTGAATATTACTTGGACGACGTAGAGAGAAACGAAGCACTTGGAAAACACAAACGCGGTTACTGGATCGAGTATAGGGTTGGAGAATTCATAGTAAATGGATCAGAACCATCGACAGAAATCCAATGGTCGATGAAACAGATTGACTGCACGCACTCGAAAGGAGGGTTATGTGTTGATTCAGTCTTCATAAACCCAATTGGTGATGTGAAAGAACACAAAAGGAAAGCTGTTTTGaaagaagcttga
- a CDS encoding carbohydrate esterase, putative (DUF303) (Domain of unknown function (DUF303); FUNCTIONS IN: molecular_function unknown; INVOLVED IN: biological_process unknown; LOCATED IN: endomembrane system; CONTAINS InterPro DOMAIN/s: Protein of unknown function DUF303, acetylesterase putative (InterPro:IPR005181); BEST Arabidopsis thaliana protein match is: Domain of unknown function (DUF303) (TAIR:AT4G34215.2); Has 339 Blast hits to 339 proteins in 106 species: Archae - 2; Bacteria - 221; Metazoa - 0; Fungi - 1; Plants - 86; Viruses - 0; Other Eukaryotes - 29 (source: NCBI BLink).) — protein sequence MTKIFYYFFIIIFLQSPPHLQSQTITRNISIFILAGQSNMAGRGGVYNDTATNTTVWDGVIPPECRSNPSILRLTSKLEWKEAKEPLHVDIDINKTNGVGPGMPFANRVVNRFGQVGLVPCSIGGTKLSQWQKGEFLYEETVKRAKAAMASGGGGSYRAVLWYQGESDTVDMVDASVYKKRLVKFFSDLRNDLQHPNLPIIQVALATGAGPYLDAVRKAQLKTDLENVYCVDARGLPLEPDGLHLTTSSQVQLGHMIAESFLAIPNSARPSLYMHFFSLFCSLYVSLNIFGTIFHFL from the exons atgacaaagatCTTCTActacttcttcatcatcatttttcttcaatctccacCGCATCTTCAATCCCAAACCATCACAAGGAACATCAGCATTTTCATCTTGGCCGGGCAAAGCAACATGGCGGGTCGAGGCGGTGTTTATAACGACACTGCCACAAACACCACCGTGTGGGACGGTGTAATTCCGCCAGAATGCCGATCAAACCCTTCGATCCTCCGTCTCACGAGTAAACTCGAGTGGAAAGAGGCTAAAGAGCCACTTCACGTTGACATTGACATTAATAAGACTAATGGTGTTGGACCGGGGATGCCCTTTGCTAACCGGGTGGTTAACCGGTTTGGTCAGGTGGGTTTGGTTCCGTGCTCTATCGGTGGGACTAAACTAAGCCAATGGCAAAAAGGTGAGTTTCTTTACGAGGAGACGGTGAAGAGGGCTAAAGCGGCGATGgctagtggtggtggtggctcGTACCGGGCGGTTTTGTGGTATCAGGGTGAGTCTGATACGGTTGATATGGTCGATGCTTCGGTATATAAGAAGAGACTAGTGAAGTTTTTCAGTGATCTTCGAAATGATTTACAACACCCAAATCTTCCTATTATCCAG GTGGCTCTAGCGACAGGAGCAGGACCATATCTTGACGCGGTGAGAAAAGCTCAACTGAAGACTGATCTTGAGAACGTGTATTGCGTTGACGCCAGAGGCCTACCTCTTGAACCGGACGGTTTGCATCTGACCACTTCCTCTCAGGTCCAGCTCGGTCACATGATAGCCGAGAGTTTCTTGGCTATTCCAAATTCAGCTCGACCATCACTCTACATGCATTTTTTCTCCTTGTTCTGTTCCCTTTAtgtttctttaaatatttttggaactatctttcattttctttag
- the STV1 gene encoding Ribosomal protein L24e family protein (SHORT VALVE1 (STV1); FUNCTIONS IN: structural constituent of ribosome; INVOLVED IN: auxin mediated signaling pathway, gynoecium development, translation, ribosome biogenesis; LOCATED IN: ribosome, cytosolic large ribosomal subunit, nucleolus; EXPRESSED IN: 28 plant structures; EXPRESSED DURING: 13 growth stages; CONTAINS InterPro DOMAIN/s: Ribosomal protein L24e (InterPro:IPR000988); BEST Arabidopsis thaliana protein match is: ribosomal protein L24 (TAIR:AT2G36620.1); Has 1463 Blast hits to 1456 proteins in 346 species: Archae - 110; Bacteria - 20; Metazoa - 460; Fungi - 300; Plants - 340; Viruses - 0; Other Eukaryotes - 233 (source: NCBI BLink).), with product MVLKTELCRFSGQKIYPGRGIRFIRSDSQVFLFLNSKCKRYFHNKLKPSKLAWTAMYRKQHKKDAAQEAVKRRRRATKKPYSRSIVGATLEVIQKKRAEKPEVRDAAREAALREIKERIKKTKDEKKAKKVEFASKQQKVKANFPKAAAASKGPKVGGGGGKR from the exons ATGGTTCTCAA GACGGAGCTTTGTCGTTTCAGTGGACAGAAGATTTACCCAGGAAGAGGAATTAGGTTTATCCGATCTGATTCTCAG gttttcttgtttcttaacTCAAAATGTAAGAGGTACTTCCATAACAAGTTGAAGCCATCCAAGCTTGCATGGACTGCCATGTACAGAAAGCAACAcaagaag GATGCAGCACAAGAGGCTGTGAAGAGAAGGAGACGTGCCACCAAGAAGCCATACTCAAGGTCCATTGTTGGTGCTACCTTGGAAGTaattcagaagaagagagctgAGAAGCCTGAAGTTCGTGATGCAGCCAGGGAAGCTGCTCTGCG TGAGATCAAGGAAAGAATCAAAAAGACCAAAGATGAAAAGAAGGCTAAGAAGGTGGAATTTGCTTCTAAGCAACAGAAGGTCAAGGCTAATTTCCCCAAAGCTGCTGCTGCATCCAAGGGTCCTAAGGTgggaggtggtggtggcaaACGCTGA